A single genomic interval of Desulfobaccales bacterium harbors:
- the ubiE gene encoding bifunctional demethylmenaquinone methyltransferase/2-methoxy-6-polyprenyl-1,4-benzoquinol methylase UbiE, whose product MASEPGIEELTDHQNQTAYFGYRQVSAAEKGKLVHQHFDTVARRYDLLNSLLSFGMHHLWKRAAVRMMGLKPGDRVIDVCGGTADLAIRAARLIGSSGRVTVYDINWAMMAAGWPKVVKSNLAPRINYIQGDAELVSCPDASFDAAMVGFGIRNLTRPEVGFQEIFRVLKPGGTMMCLEFSKPKTAWFRWLYDLYSFYIMPAMGKIMVGSWEAYTYLPESIRMFSQPEELTATLEEIGFTQVRYRRLTNGIAVIYLGVKP is encoded by the coding sequence ATGGCATCTGAGCCTGGAATCGAAGAATTGACGGACCACCAAAACCAGACGGCCTATTTCGGCTATCGCCAGGTGAGTGCGGCGGAAAAAGGCAAACTGGTGCACCAGCACTTCGACACGGTGGCTCGAAGATACGACTTGCTGAATAGCCTCCTGAGTTTCGGGATGCACCACCTCTGGAAACGGGCCGCGGTGCGGATGATGGGCTTAAAACCCGGGGACCGGGTCATCGACGTCTGCGGTGGCACCGCCGACCTGGCTATCCGGGCCGCGCGCCTCATCGGCAGCAGCGGGCGAGTGACCGTTTATGACATCAACTGGGCCATGATGGCCGCGGGGTGGCCCAAAGTGGTCAAATCTAACCTGGCGCCCCGCATCAACTATATCCAGGGGGATGCCGAGCTAGTGTCCTGCCCGGATGCGAGCTTTGACGCGGCCATGGTGGGGTTCGGCATTCGCAACCTGACCCGCCCCGAGGTGGGTTTTCAAGAAATTTTCCGGGTCTTGAAGCCGGGCGGGACCATGATGTGCCTGGAGTTCTCCAAGCCCAAGACCGCCTGGTTCCGTTGGCTCTACGACCTTTACTCGTTTTATATCATGCCCGCCATGGGCAAAATTATGGTAGGGTCCTGGGAGGCCTACACCTATCTCCCGGAGTCCATCCGCATGTTCTCCCAACCCGAAGAATTGACTGCGACCCTGGAGGAAATCGGTTTTACCCAGGTCCGGTACCGCCGTCTGACCAACGGTATCGCGGTGATCTACCTGGGGGTAAAGCCATGA
- a CDS encoding class I SAM-dependent methyltransferase: MKINWAERLMVNSPVRIMVQRLIIKWIKGVTRIAPEARVLEIGCGRGAGACMIAEEFNPAMLHAFDLDHQMILMAGRYLKPAHKEKISLYVGDALRLPYRDGVLDAVFGFGVLHHLPDWQGGLKEIARVLKPGGIYFLEEFYPQLYQNFVARRIFLHPEHNRFYSHDLHQALTDEGFRIQGRLEQKMFGILAVAVKRGLGVRQCA, translated from the coding sequence ATGAAAATCAACTGGGCTGAACGCTTGATGGTCAACAGCCCCGTCCGGATTATGGTCCAGCGCCTGATCATTAAGTGGATCAAGGGGGTAACCAGGATCGCACCCGAGGCCCGAGTCCTGGAAATAGGCTGCGGCCGGGGCGCCGGGGCCTGTATGATTGCCGAAGAGTTTAATCCGGCCATGCTGCACGCCTTCGACCTCGATCACCAGATGATTCTCATGGCCGGGCGCTATCTGAAGCCTGCACACAAAGAAAAAATTTCCCTCTACGTGGGGGATGCGCTCAGGCTGCCGTATCGAGACGGAGTTCTGGACGCAGTGTTCGGCTTCGGGGTGCTGCACCATCTACCGGATTGGCAGGGCGGCCTGAAGGAAATCGCCCGGGTCTTAAAGCCTGGAGGCATCTATTTCCTGGAGGAGTTTTATCCTCAGCTCTACCAGAACTTTGTGGCCCGGCGCATCTTCCTGCACCCGGAACACAACCGCTTTTACAGCCACGACCTGCATCAGGCCCTGACCGACGAGGGCTTCAGGATTCAGGGCCGCCTGGAGCAAAAAATGTTTGGTATCCTGGCGGTGGCCGTGAAGAGGGGGTTAGGGGTTAGACAGTGCGCCTGA
- a CDS encoding NADPH:quinone reductase produces the protein MKAIRVHAYGDPEVMGLETVAEPEPGAGQVLVRVYAVGVNPVETYIRSGIYPQGAPLPYTPGTDAAGVVEAVGVGVSRVELGDRVYTSHSESGTYAEKALCQESQVHPLPEGVSFEQGAGVTVPYAAAYRALFQRARAMAGEVVLVHGASGGVGVAAVQLGAAFGLTVIGTAGTEEGRTLTTVQGAQHVLDHHDPDHYKQALALTEERGVDIILEMLAKENLGDDLKILANGGRVVVIGTRGTVTIDPRDTIAKETSILGMYIWNASEKETASIHAALGAGLANGTLRPIIGKKLPLCEAARAHHEVIEAKAYGKIVLIP, from the coding sequence ATGAAGGCGATTCGCGTCCATGCATACGGCGATCCGGAAGTTATGGGTCTGGAAACTGTTGCCGAGCCCGAACCTGGGGCCGGGCAGGTATTGGTGCGGGTTTACGCCGTTGGGGTGAATCCGGTGGAGACCTATATCCGGTCCGGCATTTACCCCCAAGGTGCGCCCTTGCCCTATACGCCGGGCACCGATGCCGCGGGCGTGGTGGAGGCAGTGGGCGTCGGGGTGAGCCGGGTGGAATTGGGCGACCGGGTCTATACCTCCCATAGCGAGAGCGGCACGTATGCCGAAAAGGCCCTGTGCCAGGAGTCCCAGGTCCATCCTTTGCCGGAAGGCGTCTCTTTTGAGCAGGGGGCCGGGGTCACGGTGCCCTATGCGGCGGCCTACCGCGCCTTGTTCCAACGGGCTCGGGCCATGGCGGGCGAGGTGGTGCTGGTCCACGGCGCCAGCGGCGGGGTGGGCGTGGCTGCGGTGCAGTTGGGGGCCGCGTTCGGCCTGACCGTCATCGGCACCGCAGGCACCGAGGAGGGCCGGACCCTCACCACGGTGCAGGGAGCCCAGCACGTCCTGGACCATCATGATCCCGACCATTATAAGCAAGCCCTGGCCCTCACCGAGGAGCGCGGCGTCGATATTATCCTGGAGATGCTGGCCAAGGAGAACCTGGGAGATGACCTGAAAATCCTGGCCAACGGCGGCCGCGTGGTGGTCATCGGCACCCGGGGCACGGTAACCATCGACCCCCGGGACACCATCGCCAAAGAGACCAGCATCCTGGGCATGTATATCTGGAACGCGAGTGAAAAAGAGACCGCCAGCATTCACGCCGCACTGGGGGCCGGCCTGGCCAATGGCACTTTGCGACCCATCATCGGCAAAAAACTGCCCCTGTGCGAGGCCGCCCGGGCTCACCACGAAGTCATAGAAGCCAAGGCCTACGGTAAGATCGTGCTGATTCCTTGA
- the surE gene encoding 5'/3'-nucleotidase SurE yields the protein MNILLTNDDGIYAPGLAALYRELKNLGEVTVVAPESEQSAVGHSISLITPLRVKEVSINGGVEGWAVSGTPADCVKIAIAELLPALPELVVSGINAGPNVGINVLYSGTVSAATEASILGVKGVAFSLNSYDINADFTTGARLARDLLAQFQGCSCWTNGTCLNVNLPALPRDQVKGVRITRQDTGPLVEHFERRVDPRRHVYYWLAEIHARQEPDLDTDYGALGQGYVTVTPIHHDLTDYRSLSDLQTLNWE from the coding sequence TTGAACATACTTTTAACCAACGATGACGGCATTTACGCCCCAGGGCTGGCAGCCCTCTACCGGGAACTGAAGAACCTCGGGGAGGTGACGGTGGTGGCCCCGGAAAGCGAACAGAGCGCCGTCGGGCACTCCATCAGCCTCATTACCCCGCTTCGGGTGAAAGAGGTGTCCATCAACGGCGGCGTCGAGGGTTGGGCGGTGAGCGGCACTCCCGCCGACTGCGTCAAGATTGCCATAGCGGAGCTGCTCCCGGCGCTCCCGGAACTGGTGGTCTCAGGCATTAATGCAGGCCCCAACGTGGGCATCAACGTGCTCTATTCCGGCACCGTGTCCGCGGCCACCGAGGCCTCCATCCTGGGGGTGAAGGGGGTTGCCTTTTCCTTGAACTCCTACGACATAAACGCCGACTTTACCACCGGCGCCCGCCTGGCCCGGGACTTGCTTGCGCAGTTCCAGGGTTGTTCATGTTGGACCAACGGCACCTGTCTCAACGTCAACTTACCGGCCCTGCCCCGGGACCAGGTCAAAGGGGTCAGGATTACCCGCCAGGACACCGGCCCTCTGGTGGAACACTTCGAACGCCGGGTAGACCCCCGGCGGCATGTCTACTACTGGCTGGCGGAAATCCATGCACGCCAGGAGCCCGATTTGGACACGGACTACGGCGCCCTCGGCCAGGGCTATGTCACCGTTACCCCCATCCACCACGACCTCACTGATTACCGCAGCTTAAGCGATCTCCAGACCCTGAACTGGGAATAG
- a CDS encoding DUF4340 domain-containing protein has product MSPRRLLPYLVIFLVLAGAYFGLHWRQEKHLTQEEQAKKVFHLTQPEITDLTLIRGAGEVRLVKKDKEWFLTAPITTKADQTIVDNMLTTLAGLKKERDLGVEKDLKPYGLDKPSLVVKFTAQGNPHQLVIGAKVPGDQNYYVLADQDPHLLMVTQGSKDSLDRQVLALRDKTLLAFIKGDVKGLKIVTGKTVVNLEKSGPQTWRWVGRPDFKVRGDNVEKLLRDLHLSQAKNFLEPPPKNLKPLGLVPPLMTEITVVTPAGNQTLSLGPKLGEAAYARKGAGGPIVLVEAALPVDIAKGLSSLEDHRVWAGAIPQVHQIKWGPPGKTWTAKKDQETWQISGPDQMATKQPAARLEMALWNFQKLEAKKFLPKPAAAAVAPAYSVELLDQAGKPLLHLEEIGPPGKTDLKVVAKVGDKAVTAVIPQAPFRQWQAEMGRLTATAKKTAPAPEQAENPKGKQ; this is encoded by the coding sequence ATGAGTCCCCGGCGGTTGCTCCCCTATCTGGTGATCTTCCTGGTCCTGGCCGGCGCCTATTTCGGTCTTCATTGGCGGCAGGAAAAACATCTCACCCAAGAGGAACAGGCCAAAAAGGTCTTTCACCTCACCCAACCCGAGATCACCGACCTGACCCTGATCCGGGGCGCGGGCGAGGTCCGCCTGGTCAAAAAGGACAAAGAGTGGTTCCTCACCGCCCCCATAACCACCAAGGCCGATCAAACCATCGTGGACAATATGCTCACCACTCTGGCCGGGCTCAAAAAGGAACGGGATTTAGGGGTGGAAAAGGACCTCAAGCCCTATGGGTTGGATAAGCCGTCCCTGGTGGTTAAATTCACCGCCCAAGGGAACCCGCACCAATTGGTGATCGGCGCCAAGGTCCCGGGCGACCAGAATTATTACGTCCTCGCCGACCAGGACCCCCACCTGCTCATGGTCACCCAGGGCAGCAAAGACTCCCTGGACCGCCAGGTTCTGGCCTTACGGGACAAAACCCTGCTGGCCTTCATCAAAGGCGATGTCAAGGGCCTGAAGATCGTCACCGGCAAGACCGTGGTAAACCTGGAGAAGTCCGGTCCCCAGACCTGGCGCTGGGTGGGGCGGCCCGACTTTAAGGTCCGGGGCGATAACGTGGAGAAACTCCTGCGGGATCTGCACCTATCCCAGGCCAAAAATTTTCTCGAGCCCCCGCCCAAGAATCTCAAACCCCTGGGACTGGTTCCCCCTCTGATGACCGAGATCACCGTAGTCACGCCCGCGGGCAATCAGACTCTCTCGTTAGGCCCCAAGCTTGGCGAGGCGGCCTATGCCCGCAAAGGGGCGGGCGGCCCCATCGTGCTGGTGGAGGCGGCCCTGCCCGTCGATATCGCCAAGGGCCTGAGTTCGCTAGAAGACCACCGCGTCTGGGCCGGAGCCATCCCCCAGGTGCATCAGATCAAGTGGGGGCCGCCCGGCAAGACCTGGACCGCCAAGAAAGACCAGGAAACCTGGCAGATTAGCGGACCGGACCAGATGGCCACGAAGCAGCCCGCGGCGCGCCTGGAGATGGCCCTGTGGAATTTCCAGAAGCTGGAAGCTAAGAAATTCCTGCCCAAGCCCGCCGCCGCCGCCGTCGCCCCGGCCTATAGCGTGGAACTCCTGGATCAGGCGGGCAAACCCCTCCTGCATCTTGAGGAGATTGGCCCCCCCGGGAAGACCGATCTCAAGGTGGTGGCAAAGGTGGGGGATAAAGCCGTGACGGCCGTGATCCCCCAGGCGCCGTTCCGCCAATGGCAGGCCGAAATGGGCCGCTTGACGGCTACGGCCAAAAAAACCGCACCGGCCCCAGAGCAAGCCGAGAACCCCAAAGGCAAGCAATAG
- a CDS encoding GldG family protein, with protein sequence MSWGNPFKKRQVLYGAGSALSVLLVVGILLLASLLANWHPLRWDVTKEQTQSLSPVSKALLKDITKPLTLTVFLPEGAGERQTAKEIVQLYAFNNPQVSYHFVDPEKDPLKAQQAGYRYAGNVLLDYQGRHQMADQPDENAITNALRKVLKLERKKVYFLAGHGERDLNDPKPGGFQVAKKALDNEGYEVEPFNLLTRGAIPPDAAVVVIAGPKKPLMSTEVQSLKSFLEHGGRLLVMLEAFEDGGLKDFLAGYGVDLDNGLILDVNQVSQSLGLSAVMPIVSQYGPSKITQDFKNIVTIYPMARPLFLKERQDITLLPLATTMSTSYEKLGKEWIKTERAAFDAVTDKKGPFSLAVQAEIKPAPPKPNQPQPGGTDQKPAPAPKPEPPAESKTYMIVFGDVDFAANSFFNLFGNGDLFLNTANFLAQAMGQITVRTTGKAQLLTLRGYQAWWLLLASLVWAPVIILAAGIWAYRRRRRARR encoded by the coding sequence GTGAGTTGGGGTAATCCATTCAAAAAACGCCAAGTGCTGTATGGGGCCGGCTCCGCCTTGTCGGTCCTGCTGGTGGTGGGCATCCTGCTTTTGGCCTCCCTGTTGGCCAACTGGCACCCCCTTCGTTGGGACGTTACCAAAGAACAGACCCAGTCCCTGTCCCCGGTCAGTAAGGCCCTGTTGAAGGACATCACCAAGCCGCTGACCCTGACGGTCTTTTTGCCCGAGGGCGCAGGCGAACGCCAAACCGCCAAAGAGATCGTGCAGCTTTACGCCTTCAACAATCCCCAAGTCAGTTACCATTTTGTGGACCCGGAGAAAGACCCCCTCAAGGCCCAACAGGCGGGCTATCGCTATGCCGGGAATGTCCTTCTGGACTATCAGGGACGGCACCAGATGGCTGATCAGCCTGATGAAAACGCCATCACTAACGCCCTGCGCAAGGTCTTGAAGCTCGAGCGCAAAAAGGTTTATTTCCTCGCGGGCCACGGCGAGCGGGATCTGAATGACCCCAAACCCGGGGGCTTCCAGGTGGCGAAAAAGGCCCTGGACAACGAAGGTTACGAGGTTGAGCCCTTTAACCTGCTGACCCGGGGCGCGATCCCCCCGGATGCGGCCGTGGTCGTCATCGCCGGACCCAAAAAGCCCCTGATGAGCACCGAGGTGCAGTCTTTAAAGTCGTTCCTTGAGCATGGCGGCCGGCTGCTGGTCATGCTGGAGGCCTTTGAAGACGGCGGCCTTAAAGACTTTCTGGCGGGCTACGGCGTGGACCTGGATAACGGCCTCATCCTGGACGTCAACCAGGTAAGCCAATCCCTGGGCTTAAGTGCGGTCATGCCTATCGTCTCTCAGTACGGTCCCTCCAAGATCACCCAGGATTTTAAAAACATCGTCACTATCTACCCCATGGCCCGGCCGCTTTTCCTGAAGGAACGGCAGGACATCACCCTTTTACCCCTGGCCACCACCATGTCCACCAGTTACGAAAAGCTGGGGAAGGAATGGATCAAGACCGAAAGAGCCGCGTTTGATGCCGTAACCGATAAGAAAGGGCCTTTTAGCCTAGCGGTCCAGGCGGAAATCAAACCCGCCCCTCCCAAGCCCAATCAGCCTCAGCCCGGCGGCACAGACCAGAAGCCGGCCCCGGCTCCAAAGCCGGAACCGCCAGCCGAGTCCAAGACCTATATGATAGTCTTCGGGGATGTGGACTTCGCGGCCAACTCGTTCTTCAACCTCTTCGGCAACGGCGACCTTTTTCTTAACACCGCCAACTTTCTGGCCCAGGCCATGGGGCAGATCACGGTGCGCACCACCGGCAAGGCCCAACTCTTGACCCTCAGGGGTTATCAGGCCTGGTGGCTGCTTCTCGCCAGCCTGGTCTGGGCCCCGGTGATCATACTGGCGGCCGGCATCTGGGCCTACCGCCGGCGGCGGAGGGCAAGGCGATGA
- a CDS encoding ABC transporter permease: protein MKQLRGWLAVVRKELTIYFATPIFYITGFFFLLLAGYFFYTNIIYYNIISFQAAQQAGNPQIAAQLNPQQMVFRPLFAVLGIILLFLVPFVTMRLLAEEKRSGTAELLFTYPLTDWAVISGKFGAALLIYLILLAVTVSYAAVFGLVTRLDWGALGAGYLGMVLLGGACLSLGLFASSLTENQIVAGVVAFALLLLFWIIGWVQELGAGSLGPVVKYLSLLDHYENFTRGVIDTRDLVYCLSFIYFFLFLTKRQLESRRWRA, encoded by the coding sequence ATGAAGCAGCTTAGAGGTTGGCTGGCGGTGGTGCGGAAAGAATTGACGATCTATTTCGCCACCCCCATTTTCTATATTACGGGGTTTTTCTTTCTGCTCCTGGCGGGATATTTTTTCTACACCAACATCATCTATTACAACATCATCAGCTTCCAGGCGGCCCAGCAGGCCGGCAATCCCCAGATTGCGGCCCAACTCAATCCCCAGCAGATGGTCTTCCGGCCCCTGTTTGCGGTCCTGGGCATTATCCTGCTGTTTCTGGTGCCCTTCGTCACCATGCGCCTCTTGGCCGAAGAGAAGCGCTCGGGCACCGCCGAACTCTTATTCACTTACCCCTTGACGGACTGGGCGGTGATCTCGGGCAAATTCGGCGCCGCCCTGCTGATTTACCTTATTTTACTGGCCGTTACCGTCAGTTACGCCGCGGTCTTTGGCCTGGTTACCCGGCTGGATTGGGGGGCTCTCGGCGCCGGTTACCTGGGGATGGTCCTATTAGGCGGGGCCTGCCTGTCGCTGGGACTGTTTGCCTCCAGCCTCACCGAAAATCAGATCGTGGCCGGAGTGGTGGCCTTTGCCCTGCTCCTCCTTTTCTGGATCATCGGCTGGGTCCAGGAACTGGGCGCCGGCAGCCTGGGGCCGGTCGTCAAGTACCTGTCGCTTTTGGACCATTACGAGAACTTCACCCGGGGGGTCATCGATACTCGTGACCTGGTATACTGCCTGAGTTTCATCTATTTCTTCCTCTTTCTCACCAAGAGACAGTTGGAATCTCGGCGCTGGAGAGCATAA
- a CDS encoding ABC transporter ATP-binding protein, with product MSLQSAGEDARPTAFSFNRKLKPKTVLNMETMIEVQDLTKYYGPHLAVSRLDFQVAAGEIVGFLGPNGAGKTTTLKILAGFLAPSAGTARINGFDCVTESLAVRRSLGYVPENVSIYPDLTVTQFLGFAARAKGVAAKEEKREIDRVVASCGLEEVRHTLVAALSKGFRQRLGLAQALLNQPPVLILDEPTIGLDPSQIVEIRQMIKNLEGDHTVMLSSHILPEVSQLCDRVIIINRGQIVASDRPENLSRQLGHDSRVLLTVGGPPVEVEAALRKISGVNRVLSQGDHKFLVEADLSHELRPELARLVVAQGWDLLEMKTQEFTLEEVFLNLVTEEDHEAA from the coding sequence ATGTCGCTGCAATCGGCGGGCGAGGACGCCCGCCCTACGGCGTTTTCTTTTAACCGAAAACTGAAACCGAAAACGGTATTAAACATGGAAACCATGATTGAAGTTCAGGATCTGACCAAGTATTACGGTCCTCATCTGGCCGTCAGCCGCCTCGATTTCCAGGTGGCAGCCGGTGAGATTGTGGGTTTTTTGGGTCCCAACGGCGCCGGCAAAACCACGACCTTGAAGATCCTGGCGGGATTTCTGGCCCCCTCCGCGGGCACGGCCCGGATCAACGGGTTCGACTGCGTCACCGAATCGTTGGCCGTCCGGCGTTCTCTTGGGTACGTGCCCGAGAACGTCTCGATTTATCCCGACCTCACGGTGACGCAATTCCTGGGATTTGCCGCCCGGGCCAAAGGTGTTGCGGCCAAAGAGGAAAAACGCGAAATTGACCGGGTGGTGGCGTCCTGCGGTCTGGAAGAAGTCCGCCACACCCTGGTCGCGGCGCTTTCCAAGGGCTTTCGTCAGCGCTTAGGGCTGGCCCAGGCCCTTTTAAACCAACCGCCGGTGCTCATCCTGGATGAGCCCACCATAGGCCTGGACCCTTCCCAGATCGTGGAAATCCGCCAGATGATCAAGAACCTGGAGGGCGACCACACCGTCATGCTCAGCAGCCACATCCTGCCCGAAGTCAGCCAACTCTGCGACCGGGTGATCATCATCAACCGGGGCCAGATCGTAGCCAGCGACCGCCCGGAAAACCTCTCCCGGCAGTTGGGCCATGATTCCCGGGTGCTGCTGACAGTGGGCGGGCCTCCGGTTGAGGTGGAAGCGGCCTTACGAAAAATCTCGGGGGTGAACCGGGTCCTCAGCCAAGGCGACCATAAATTCCTGGTGGAGGCCGACCTCAGTCACGAGCTCAGACCCGAGTTGGCCCGTCTGGTGGTGGCCCAAGGCTGGGACCTCCTGGAGATGAAGACCCAGGAGTTCACCCTGGAAGAAGTGTTCCTCAATCTGGTCACGGAAGAAGATCATGAAGCAGCTTAG
- a CDS encoding NAD-dependent epimerase/dehydratase family protein, with translation MHSPKRILVTGGAGFIASHVADQLVATGHEVTVVDNLSTGKAEHVPAAAQFYPYDIKSPETADLIRRLKPHVIVHHAAQMSVQVSVSDPVKDAQENILGSLNLFQAAAQARVERIIFASTGGAMYGNAAPLPAREEDRAQPEAPYGIAKMAVEHYLHFYQAEHGIIPICLRYANVFGPRQNGQGEAGVVAIFIEKLLAGQQPRINGDGLQTRDFVFVGDIVAANLLALDYPKAGTFNVGTGKETDIVTIYLKLQEIMDSPLGPVHGPAKPGEQRRSVLDSTLAQKELGWQPKTILSDGLAQTVAAFKAAAGI, from the coding sequence ATGCACTCGCCAAAACGGATTCTGGTTACCGGTGGAGCCGGCTTCATCGCCTCCCACGTTGCGGACCAACTGGTCGCCACCGGCCACGAGGTAACGGTCGTGGACAACTTGAGCACGGGCAAGGCCGAACATGTGCCGGCCGCGGCGCAGTTCTATCCTTATGACATCAAATCCCCGGAAACCGCCGACCTCATTCGCCGCTTAAAGCCCCACGTAATCGTGCACCACGCCGCCCAGATGAGCGTCCAGGTGTCGGTGAGTGATCCGGTTAAAGATGCCCAGGAAAATATCCTGGGGTCTTTGAACCTCTTTCAGGCTGCGGCCCAGGCCCGGGTAGAGAGAATCATCTTCGCATCTACCGGCGGCGCTATGTACGGCAATGCAGCCCCACTGCCGGCCCGGGAGGAAGACCGGGCCCAACCCGAGGCTCCCTACGGCATCGCCAAGATGGCGGTGGAGCATTATCTGCATTTCTACCAGGCGGAACACGGCATTATCCCCATCTGCCTGCGCTACGCCAATGTCTTCGGACCCCGCCAGAACGGCCAGGGAGAAGCCGGCGTGGTGGCCATCTTCATTGAAAAATTGCTGGCCGGGCAGCAGCCCCGGATTAACGGCGACGGTTTGCAGACCCGGGACTTCGTCTTTGTGGGGGATATCGTGGCCGCCAACCTGCTGGCCCTGGACTACCCCAAAGCCGGGACCTTCAACGTCGGCACCGGCAAAGAAACCGATATTGTCACCATTTACCTCAAGCTCCAGGAAATCATGGACTCTCCCCTGGGACCGGTGCACGGCCCGGCCAAGCCCGGAGAACAGCGCCGCAGCGTGCTGGACAGCACCCTGGCCCAAAAAGAGCTGGGCTGGCAGCCCAAGACCATCCTATCCGATGGCCTGGCCCAAACCGTGGCGGCCTTTAAAGCGGCGGCGGGGATATGA
- a CDS encoding TolC family protein — translation MVLRARIGGVMLGLVLLTAPGAASAAETKGETKAAIKTETKAATNGETKATTKVLTLQELVVMALNYSPQVKATKSEVTLAKEQKNEVHGYRYPQFDAVALGGVVPNARRGQVRQVGENKTLFYPDPAGKIHGMNVFGNLTFTLMQPLYTFGKIAYREEAAGKNVLVKKAGVDLKKGEVMLNVSQAYYGLILATQGRDAVNDARTYLKDTRTRITRLMQINSANVKESDQYRLAMYEGGVEKFAAQAEEGSKVAYQALKAQIGYGENQDLQVPQELPAPTAPADLNHYIRTALELRPEFTQLKHGLKARQLLVDAAKADRLPSFFFAVLGQVAGAPGRDYNPDPYTNDYFNGIGALPAVGAQWHFDFGILKAKVGEAKAELDQLQHTEKTALMGIPVEVAKDYGKVQENYKGSQGLEKAYINARRWMVTSFSNFDMGLGSMDDIFQAFERYGSFRGEYLQSLFDYNMAVVELDKSSGAYIRKLPAESKPEKDITSRLNVKPASAPDTGKTK, via the coding sequence ATGGTTCTGAGGGCCCGGATTGGGGGAGTAATGCTGGGTTTGGTCCTCTTGACAGCGCCGGGGGCGGCCAGTGCCGCTGAGACCAAAGGCGAGACCAAAGCCGCGATCAAAACCGAAACCAAAGCAGCGACCAATGGCGAGACCAAAGCCACGACCAAGGTGCTCACCCTGCAAGAACTTGTCGTCATGGCCTTGAATTACAGTCCGCAAGTCAAGGCTACCAAAAGTGAAGTGACCCTGGCAAAAGAACAAAAGAACGAAGTGCACGGCTACCGTTATCCGCAGTTCGATGCCGTGGCCCTGGGCGGCGTGGTACCCAATGCCCGGCGGGGCCAGGTGCGCCAGGTCGGCGAAAACAAGACCCTGTTCTATCCTGATCCCGCAGGCAAGATCCACGGTATGAACGTGTTCGGCAATCTGACGTTTACGCTCATGCAGCCTCTTTATACCTTCGGCAAAATCGCCTATCGGGAAGAAGCCGCGGGCAAAAACGTTTTGGTCAAAAAAGCCGGGGTCGACCTCAAGAAAGGCGAGGTCATGCTTAATGTGTCCCAGGCGTATTACGGCCTCATCCTGGCTACTCAGGGCAGGGATGCGGTGAATGATGCCCGTACTTATTTGAAGGATACCCGGACGCGGATAACTCGCCTCATGCAGATCAACTCGGCCAACGTCAAGGAAAGCGATCAGTACCGACTGGCCATGTACGAGGGCGGGGTGGAGAAATTTGCAGCCCAGGCGGAGGAAGGGTCTAAGGTGGCTTATCAGGCCTTAAAAGCCCAGATCGGCTACGGGGAAAATCAGGATTTGCAGGTACCCCAGGAACTCCCGGCCCCCACAGCCCCCGCCGATTTGAACCACTACATCCGCACGGCCTTAGAACTGCGGCCGGAATTCACCCAGCTCAAGCATGGTCTGAAGGCCCGGCAGTTGCTGGTGGATGCGGCCAAGGCCGACCGCCTGCCGTCTTTCTTCTTCGCGGTTTTGGGCCAGGTGGCCGGAGCCCCGGGCCGGGATTACAACCCCGACCCTTATACCAACGACTACTTTAACGGCATCGGCGCCTTGCCCGCGGTGGGGGCCCAGTGGCACTTTGATTTCGGCATTCTGAAAGCCAAGGTCGGTGAGGCCAAAGCGGAACTTGATCAGTTGCAGCACACTGAAAAGACCGCGCTCATGGGCATCCCGGTGGAAGTGGCCAAGGATTACGGCAAGGTCCAGGAAAATTATAAAGGTTCTCAAGGGTTGGAGAAGGCTTATATCAACGCCCGGCGCTGGATGGTCACCTCGTTCAGCAACTTTGATATGGGGCTGGGGTCAATGGATGACATCTTCCAGGCCTTCGAGCGCTACGGGTCCTTCCGGGGCGAATACCTCCAATCCCTGTTTGACTACAACATGGCCGTGGTCGAACTGGACAAATCCAGTGGCGCGTATATCAGAAAGTTACCGGCTGAGAGCAAACCCGAGAAAGACATCACTTCGCGCCTGAATGTCAAGCCTGCCAGCGCTCCGGATACCGGCAAGACCAAATAG
- a CDS encoding BrnT family toxin, producing the protein MRFEWDEEKRLGNLEKHGVDFIDAPQLFSNEMVIALDRRIDYGEARFIGFGVLNRRVMAVVFSMRKPNIIRIISLRKANRREQRRYEQSVADRLGKN; encoded by the coding sequence ATGCGGTTTGAGTGGGATGAAGAAAAGCGCCTAGGCAATCTGGAAAAGCATGGCGTAGACTTTATCGATGCCCCGCAGCTTTTCTCCAACGAAATGGTGATCGCCCTTGATCGGCGGATTGATTACGGCGAGGCAAGATTTATCGGGTTCGGCGTCCTCAACCGGCGGGTGATGGCCGTGGTCTTTAGTATGCGAAAGCCCAACATCATCCGGATTATTTCTTTGAGGAAGGCTAACCGGAGGGAGCAGAGAAGATATGAACAGTCAGTCGCAGACCGATTGGGAAAGAATTGA